TTTTTAGCGATTGTTCTGTTACAAAGGAGACATGGGAAAAATTAGACTATGCTTGGTCTCGTGATTTATCTCGAATGGAGTTTATGGATTGGTTTACCTGGGTCTTGCTAATTAGTAGGGCAGATGTATGTTGAATTTTTGTTCGTGCCATTTGGATTATTTGGAATACTAGAAATCAATAGATTCATGAGGGGCGAAAGAAATCTGGAGCAGAGACAGCGAAGTTCATTATACAGTACATACAAGACTTAAAAGATATTGATAGAAAGAATCTTGCCTTGAGACTGATATCTGATAGATAGAGACCTCCGAAGCAAggtttctttaaaataaatttcgatgCTGCTTTTgataacaagaaaaatagatCATGTTCGGGAATCATTGTCAAGAATTCTAAGGAGATATTTTGGCTTAAAAAAAATGGTCCACGACAACATACCTTCAGGTTTTGCAGCTGAGGCCATCGCATGTCTGCAAACAGTTACTGTGGGTAAAGATCTAGGGATGAAGTATGTTGAGATTGAGGACAATTCCTTGACGGTAATCAAGAAAGTTCAGAATACGAATAGGGACAAATCGACAGTAGAACCATatattcatgatattaaaaatcTGTATTAGGCTTTTTATGACTGCAAGTTCTAACATGCAAGACGAGTAGCAAATGAATCTGCATACTGTTTAGCATCTGAAGGTTTAAAAGTGGGTAGAAATGAGTACCTTGTTTATGAAACTGCTGGTTAAGATATCACTGAACCGGAAGTAGATCCGGGATGGAGATGAAGTCTACACCGAAACAACGTTCTCAAATAGTTATGTGGATTACGAGAAGATATTGAATCGATTTATTTCTACTTGTTTGTCTTCTCCAAGAGCTGTTTGTTGGGGCGCagatattttcttaaagaagTCTTTAGAAGATGacaattgttttgttttgttttgtcgATTTGACTattgtttcttttactttttttttgatAGGTTTTTAGTCTTAACTTTTTGAGGTTGGGCTTTGCTTAGTTTttgggctttatttatttagacattttatttatttataaaacccagtgttttaatttaaaaaaagtgtgtaattgagttggtgaaaattactaaaataatctTACATACTTTTAGATTATATTATTACGAGGATACTTTTCTCTTAGATTGAGTTCTAAATACATAATATCTACACTCCCGCTCCATTGGATTTTAGTAAGATGGAGCACAATCTTCAATTCAGAATTTTTAAACAGCAAATCATTCGCTCCACCACAATTCTACATCTAATGGATACGATGGAATGGAACgattaaaactctaaaaataagaGGTGACGTGATTTAAGAGGAAAAGGGGGgaagagtaaaaaaaaattaacttagaGGTTAATGAACAATTCTTTAACACCAAGGGGAAATTTGAAGctcgcaaaaaaaaaaagaagaagaaaaagagatctGGAGTACTCGACATtagtttgataattatttttctctctagattatttctttttactttctctcaatgcaagtttgttttgaatttcttcttgtgatattttctcaaatcaacATGAACTATATTTTCTTGGAACGATGATGAATCATatttcttagttaattaattaatttctcttcaattgTTTCGGTcaatgttaattatttattcagtCCTATGCTTATTTAATATACTTACTTGGCCATCAAGttgtattaatttgataatattgatTTGTCTTGGAAgagaaaattaaagtttagaTCTAGACTAAATAGATTAGGATTAATGTTAGTAGCACTGGCGATCAAGTTAATTTGTGACTAGGATAGCAATATACCTATTGTCCTAATCAACCAAAAAGGTTTGGTCGTAATGACTTCGCCCAACTTGCTTAGCATGGGAATATAGCTAGTGGGGAAGGGGATTAACTTAGTTAGATACTGGAAGAGTCTAATTAATGTCATTGAATCCTGAGTTAGTAATTACATAGATTGAACAATTGGATGAGAGATAATTGATTAACTAGATTATGTGAAGTTAGAGTTccaatatctttaaaattgattaagaaacttagtaattttcattttttttagtttaactgAATTTTCATAGTTAgcttagattaattttaatagtaattagaacttattttattgattcggattagataaaaattgaatagttgacaCTTAACTTAGAATTTGGTTCTCGTGAGAACAATATCTTtcttatcactttattatttGATTCAACAGTTGCACTTATGTAACAATTTTTACACATCATATATTAACTTGTCAATGACAaaatagttttttctttttgtgttatAAAGGTGTTTTTAAGAAAGTTTTGTATTATCAttgtaacaaaaataaataatgatgttaattatttgtaccaACTAATGTCATTGTAAAAGATCACAACtacaatttaaccattatcTTATAACGGTGTGTCAATTGTAGGAATGTGGGTGTTCATTTAATATATAGGTAATAGATTATAGGTTACATTCTCTTCATTATTTtgagataaatctcaaaattacatatgaattatagtttaatatgtaattttataaatgaagtTCGATCTTGTGGCTTGGATTCGAGTCCGACCATCTACAATTGTAATACATTTAGTTTGACTTTTGTCGAGTTCTCTGTATTATACATTGGAAGACCtgataaattaaagaaattaagataattaaattatctaggtaatattattattaaataatttcaaattaaaatgtttttaaataattataaaattaaggaGAGGAAGGAGAtggtattattattaaattacttgaagttaaaatattttgatatttaaagacacttatttaaaatattgaatagaataaaaattctttaatgATAAGAATCTAGCATTAATTAGTGTTCTTGTATGGatcttaaatattattgaaattatattaaaaattaattgataaaagaataAGGTTACAGCAACCCCAAATTATCACTTTTCGGAAGtcagtattttatatttttgttccaCTCAAAATAATCTACAAATTCAAAGCCAAAcgtacaaattaaaaagaaatacttTATTTATCATAAGTAGAAGTATTGTTCAAATATGATTCGGTAAATTTTcaatctttcttctttttaccatACATGGCAGTAAATGTACAAAGTACACGGCAGTTCCGATTAATCAGATGAAATTATTGGGCAAGTTTTCTATCTTTCTTCTTTACCATTCATGGTCCCATTCGATCAGGTAAACCACCCGCCTTATTTGCCCACCGAAGCACTTCCCATATATAGCAACAGGGaacacttttaacataccaCTCACTCCCTTCCCTCCCGTTTTCTTTATCCAAAATTTACCAACAATGGTGGATACTAAACCATTGCTTCCAGCATCCAACTCCGATGGGTCTTATCTAACAGGCTCTCGTGTAAATATCCTGAAACCCATCAAAGTTTATCTTACAATCTTTTGTGGGTTGTTGGCGGTCGGCTTGTTCGCGGCATTGTTGATAGGAAACTATTGGTCTGATCATGCTCGTATACATGGCTCATTGGCTACGTCAACCTCTAAGAGAACTCATCCTTTACGTCCTGTATCACGTGGCCCGGCTCAAGGAGTTTCGGAGAAAACGAGCGGGATTTGGGCCGGCGTATCACGTGGCCCGACTCAAGGAGTATCAGAGAAAACGAACAGGGTTAGGGCTGGCGTCCCCTGGAATATCTTGCCGGAACCATGGAACAGTACCATGTTGGAATGGCAAAGAACCGCTTTTCATTTTCAACCTGAAAAGAATTGGATGAATGGTATTATTTGATTCACTGTTCTGAAAAATACTATATTGCACTTAATCTTTCATTTGCAATGATTAAAGCTGggttattagtttatttttaagttttctaccTGTGATGATATCTAATATCTTGAATTTTTGGTATGGCTTGTGCTTTTTACATGTTTTGCTCGGACATCGGAATCTGGTTTTCAGATCCAAACGGTAAGGcctcattttcttaatttaatatgattttgttGTATTAAAACAAAACCATCATAACTCAGGTTTTAGGTTTAACTTAGTTCAGTTTATAAATCAAACATTTCTTTGTTCAAATAGATTGTGTTATTTGAGGTTAGAAGGAATGGCTCTTTTTTATCTGATTAGTCAAAatcagatttaaaaatattctcaaAAAAGATGAATCCcactttttctattaaaatatctaatattCTCATATGCTGCATATTTATAACCTAATGTATGATTTAATGTAATATCGTGCCAATCAGTTCCATTTCCATATAAAAAGTCAGAACAATTGTAAAATGAGGggaccaaaattttatttttgctaagATTTCAATACTGGCAAAACATATGTAACAGGTCCACTGTTCTATAATGGATGGTATCATTTCTTCTACCAGTACAATCCCAATGGTGCTGTTTGGGGTGACATTGTTTGGGGCCATGCGGTGTCGAAAGACTTAATTAATTGGTTCCACCTCCCATTGGCAATGGTTGCTGACCAATGGTACGACAAAAATGGCGTCTGGACCGGTTCTGCCACCATCCTTCCTGATGGAAAAATTGTGATGCTATACACAGGATCCACCACGGAGGCTGTTCAGGTTCAAAACCTTGCTTTTCCTGCTAATCACTCCGACCCTTTTCTCATCGATTGGGTCAAGTACCATGGGAACCCGGTTCTAGTTCCACCCCCAGGCATCTATAAAAAGGATTTCCGTGATCCAACCACTGCCTGGTTGACCTCTGAAGGGAAATGGCGCATTACCATAGGGTCCAAGAGAGATAAAACCGGCATATCTTTGGTATATGATACCAAGGACTTCATAAACTATGAGATGTTAGAGGGGGAACTTCATGCAGTGTCCGGCACTGGCATGTGGGAGTGTGTGGATTTCTTCCCTGTTTCTAAAACAGAAGAGAAGGGCTTGGACACATCTATCAATGGACCCGAAGTTAAGCATGTGGTGAAGGTAAGCCTGGATGATGACAGGCATGATTACTATGCTCTTGGGACGTATCATGAGAAGAATGGTTCATGGATTCCTGATCTAC
The Gossypium raimondii isolate GPD5lz chromosome 8, ASM2569854v1, whole genome shotgun sequence DNA segment above includes these coding regions:
- the LOC105792099 gene encoding acid beta-fructofuranosidase 2, vacuolar; the encoded protein is MVDTKPLLPASNSDGSYLTGSRVNILKPIKVYLTIFCGLLAVGLFAALLIGNYWSDHARIHGSLATSTSKRTHPLRPVSRGPAQGVSEKTSGIWAGVSRGPTQGVSEKTNRVRAGVPWNILPEPWNSTMLEWQRTAFHFQPEKNWMNDPNGPLFYNGWYHFFYQYNPNGAVWGDIVWGHAVSKDLINWFHLPLAMVADQWYDKNGVWTGSATILPDGKIVMLYTGSTTEAVQVQNLAFPANHSDPFLIDWVKYHGNPVLVPPPGIYKKDFRDPTTAWLTSEGKWRITIGSKRDKTGISLVYDTKDFINYEMLEGELHAVSGTGMWECVDFFPVSKTEEKGLDTSINGPEVKHVVKVSLDDDRHDYYALGTYHEKNGSWIPDLPEIDVGIGIRYDYGIFYASKTFYDQNKNRRVLWGWIGEGDSEAADMEKGWASLQSIPRTILFDNNTGTNLLQWPVEEIESLRLNSTEFEKVEVKAGSVVPLDVGPGSQLDIIAEFEMDKEALKKATGSNITFSCQTGGGAAKSGALGPFGILVLADESLSEQTPVYFYIAKDSDGDLKTFFCTDLSRSSKAPDVDKQIFGSYVPVLKDENLSLRVLVDHSIVESFAQGGRTVITSRIYPTEAINGASRVFLFNNATETCVIASVKIWQMDSAFIRPYSDDDDKDDDDRKSSAPCLLLCPINYIVSCVTCLYFIYLVSKLS